The genomic region GGCCGAACGGGCCGGGCGAGTGGTCTCTATCGACGAGCTGCTGACCGCCATCTGGGGGGGGACCCAGGAGGGATCGCTGCAGGCCCTCCGCTGGTATATCTGGAACCTCCGCCAGAAGATGGAAGCCAACCCCAAGCGTCCGCGCTGGATCCAGACGGTGCGTCGGTATGGCTATCGTCTGAACCCATGAGCGGGCGGCTCCATCCCCGGGGCGCAGGGGTAGGGATCACCGCTCATCCTGGGAGGCCGGATCCATGGGCCTTTCCCGCCTCACTGTTCCCCCAGCAGGGGAAGCAGAATGGGATGAACATCGCACCATGGCTCCCCATCGCTGTATTCCAGAAGGCTCAGGTTGGCCAGGAACTCCCGGGTGCGCTCGTTGTTGATAAAGGTCCGCGTGCGGTGGTAGCGCAGCAGCTCCCCGTAGTCCTCCGGCCGCAGGGTCCCCCGATAGTCGTTCTGCAGCTGGATCACAGCGTTGCGCATCTCG from Thermoflexus sp. harbors:
- a CDS encoding response regulator transcription factor is translated as LLARVEAILRRVRQAAPAASPILEIGNGALVIDRERRQVRFQGQPLDLSPIEYTLLVYLAERAGRVVSIDELLTAIWGGTQEGSLQALRWYIWNLRQKMEANPKRPRWIQTVRRYGYRLNP